CCGCTTTTTGCCATGCTAAGCATGTTACCCGGAGTGATTGTCATATCCGGAATTGTGAGAAACTTATTTGCCTGAGCTGTAATATTTGGTACGTAATCAGAAATACTGTAAATGACCGGATACAATGCGAACAAAAACGGCATCTGGATCAGTAACGGAAGGCATCCTCCCATCATGGATACGCCATACTTGTCATACACCTGCTGTATCTCTTCCTGCTGTTTCAGCATTGAAGCCTGATCTTTTTTGTTCTTGTACTTTTTCTGGATAGCCATGACTTCCGGCTGTACAACGGCCTGCATCTTAGATGATCTCTGCTGATTAATTGTCATCGGCAGCATCAGGGTATATACAAGAATCGTATACAGGATAATAGATATACCAACCAGACCGGTGTCACTTGGAAGTGCGCCATCTAACATCGTATAGATAAAATTCATGACTTTACCTAATACCCAGCAGATCTGTCCGACAATCGGCCAATTTGCTGCACTTAGTAAACTTCCTACCATCTCTTTTTCCTCCATCGGATTTTGTAATTCTTTTTAAGGAACAGGGTCATATCCTCCTTTTGAAAAAGGATTGCAACGCAAGATTCTCCAGGCAGCAAGAAGGCCTCCCTTAAAGGCCCCGTACTTTTCAATTGCTTCTATCGCATATCTGGAACAGGTCGGATAATACTTACAGGAAGAATATCCCTTTGCTCCTGATAAATACTTTTGATAG
The sequence above is drawn from the Dorea formicigenerans genome and encodes:
- the yidD gene encoding membrane protein insertion efficiency factor YidD; protein product: MKKILLGIIRFYQKYLSGAKGYSSCKYYPTCSRYAIEAIEKYGAFKGGLLAAWRILRCNPFSKGGYDPVP